Part of the Halomarina litorea genome is shown below.
CGCCGTGGACGTCTCGACGCCGGGGGACCCGACGCTCCTCGCCGAACGACGGGGTATCGAGGCCGACCGGGAGACGGGACCGCTGACCGGAATCTGGGACGTGCAGGCCGACGGGGAGTTCCTGCTGGTCGTCGGCCCCGCCGGCCCCGCCGAGACGGAACTGAAGGGCGCGGCGCTGTACGACGTGCGCGACCCCGCCGACCCGCGGCAGGTGTCGTTCTTCGAGACGGACCACGACATCCACAACGCGGCGCTGGCGGGGACGACGGCCTACCTGACGGGGTCGGGCCCGGACCGCGCGCCCGTGGTCGTAGTCGAGATGGAGGGCACCCCCGAGGAGGTGGCGCGGTGGTCGCTGTTCGACGTCGACGACCGCTGGGCCGAGGTTCCACAGGCCGCACGCACCTGCCACGACGTGATGGTGCGCGACGGCGTCGTCTACGCCTCCTACTGGGACGCGGGGACGTGGGTGGTCGACCTGAGCGACCCCGCCTCACCGGAGTTCCTCGCGCGGGTCGGCGGTCGACCGTTCGAGACGCTCGCCGACATCCCGGAGAACGACGGGTTCGAGTCGGCGCTCACGCTCCCCGGGAACGCACACAACGCGGCGCTGAACGACGACGGGACGGTCCTCGCGGTGGGTCGGGAGGCCTTCGACGTGGAGGGGACCGGCGAGACGGCGACGATGGGCGGCGTGGCCCTGTGGGACGTCTCGGACCTCGGGTCGGCCGAGCACCGGACGACCATCGCGCCGCCAGAACTCGACCGGGGAGGCGGCGTCCACCTCACCACCGCCCACAACTGTCACTTCCGTGGTGACCGCCTCTACACCTCCTGGTACCAGGGTGGCGTCCGGGTCTACGACGCCTCCGACCCGACCGCCCCGACGCGTCTCGCGTCGTGGGCCGACGCCGGGCGAGCCTCGTTCTTCGACGCCCTGCCCGTCGCGGACGGCGTGGCCGCGCCGAACCTCGGCGTCAGTCCGGAACAGGGGGGCCCCCCCGAGGGTGCGGGCGTGTACACCTTCCCCGAACCGGAGGCTGGGGGCGAACCGGCGACGACGCGGACCCCCACGGGGACGCCCACTCCGACGGCGAACGGGACTGCGACGAGTGCCACGCCGACCGGGACGACCGAACCGGTCGTGACGACGGGAGCGGCGACCACGGCCCCGACCAGCGTCGCCGACTCGCCCGCCGCGACCAGTGCGGACGGGCCGGGGTTCGGCCCGCTGGCAGCACTCGCGGGCGGTGGGCTGGCAGCGTGGCGACTGCTCGCGGGTGACGCCGAGAAGTGAGAAGGTGGAACGGGAGTCCCCGGTCAGTCCGCGCCGACGGCGTGCGAGGACTGCTCGGCGGAGTGTTCGACGGACTGTTCTCCGGACCGGTCGTTGAAGCGGTGCGGCGAGCGGAGGAACGCGATGAGACTCCACATGACGCCCGTGAGGAGCGACCCGACGGCCGAGAAGGGCATCCCGAGGCTGAGGAAGGTCGCACCGTAGACGACGCCGATAGTGGCGGAGGGGAGGGTGGTTCCGAGCGGGACGCTCGCCATCGAGTCACGGAGCGTCGGCACGAGGACCGCGAGTGAGAAGACGCTCCCCGCGAGGAACACCGCGTCTTGCCACATCATCGTCGAACCCGTGCAGCCGCTGTGTGGTTAGCGAGTGAGACAACGTTCACACCGTCCGTAGCGGAAGCATCTTGAAAAGATTTACTGAGTTTCGTGTAAGGATTTTCGTGACCGTTCGATTTGGCACCGAACCACGAACAGTCGTTCGTAGGGGATTCGAACCGGCCGCGAGAACCGAGACGTCACTCCAAACGCGCCGCTCGTCGACCTCGCGGTCGGCGAGCGCTCACAGCGGGAAGTCCGAAGAAAAGCACTCGTCGCCCCCGTCGGCGCACCCACACCGTTCGTGCCCGGTGGTCGGAGTTCGGCCGCTCGTTCGCCCGGAGGCTCGCTCTCGGGAACGCGCCTCAGGCGAACAGTTCGACCGCGGCGTCGACCGCCTCCAACAGCACGTCGATCTCCTCTCGCGTGTTGTAGAGGTAGAACGACGCCCGCGCGGAGGCGGCGACGCCGAGTTTGTCGTGGAGTGGCTGGGTGCAGTGGTCGCCCGCGCGGATGGCCACGCCGTAGTCGTTGACGATAGAGGAGAGGTCGTGGGCGTGGACGCCGTCGACGTTGAACGCGACGAGACCGCCGCGGTCGTCGGCGGGCGGGCCGTAGATGGTGACGTCGCCGCGCGCGTCGAGTTCCTCGTAGGCGTACTCCGTCAACTGCTGTTCGTGGGCCTGAATCCGCTCCAGTCCGACGTCGTCGAGGTACTCGCACGCCTCGGCGAACGCGATGCCGTCGGCGACGTTCGGCGTGCCCGCCTCGAACTTCCACGGGAGGTCCTCCCACGTCGCGTCGTCGTAGGTGACCTTCCGGATCATGTCGCCGCCGTAGAGGTACGGCTGCATCTCTTCGAGGATGTGCTCGCGCCCGTAGAGCGCTCCGACGCCGGTCGGGCCGCACATCTTGTGCGCCGAGAACGCGAGGAAGTCCGCGCCGAGGTCGGAGACGTCGACGGGCCGGTTCGGGACCGACTGGGCGGCGTCCACGAAGACGTAGGCGTCGTGGTCGTGGGCGAGGTCGGCGAGGTCCGCGATGGGGTTTATCGTCCCCAGCGTGTTCGAGACGTGGACGGCGCTGACCATCCGCGTGTCGTCGGTGATGAGTTCCGCGGCGGCGTCCATGTCGAGGCGACCCTGCTCGTCGACGGGGATGTACTTCACCGCGGCGCCGGTGCGCTTGCCGATCTGTTGCCACGTCACCAGCGAGGCGTGGTGTTCCATCTCCGTGAGGACGACCTCGTCGCCCGGGCCGAGTTCCTCCAGCCCCCACGCGTAGGCGACGAGGTTCATCGCCTCGGTGGTGTTCTTGGTGAAGACGATCTCCTCGCGGCCCTCGGCGCCGACGAAGTCGGCGACCGTGTCGTGGGCCTCCTCGTAGGCGACGCTGGCCTCCTGGCTGAGGCTGTGGATGCCGCGGTGGACGTTCGAGTTGTACACCCGGTAGTACTCCGCGATGGCGTCGACGACGCGGTCGGGGGTCTGGCTCGTCGCCGCGTTGTCGAGGTAGACCAGCGGCGTGTCGTCGCCCGGCCCCTCACCCGGCGTCGAGACGTCCCCGCCGACCTTCCGCCCGAGGATGGGGAAGTCCTCGCGGATGCGCTCGACGTCGAGCGGTTCGGACTCTTGTACTCCCATTGTACGGAGGGACGGTGTCGAGAGGGAACACTCCTTCGGTCGCGCACCCGAGAGACGGTCTCGGCCGTACCTATCGCTGATAAATATACTCATAACTACACTACATCCCCCGAACTCGGGGGCGATGTACTCGGACGACACACGACGTGCACGCGCGACGACCGACCGCGACGCGACGGCCGGCCTCACCCGACGCCAGTCCCTCGGCCTCCTCGCGGCCACGGCGGCCACCGGCCTCGCCGGGTGTACCGGCGACGACGGGACGGGGAGTCCCGCACCCGGCGACGGAGCGGCGGGCGACGGGGCGACGGCCGACGGCGACGGTTCGGGCGGGACGACGGCCAAAGGGGACGGCGGCGAGACGACGGGCGGTGCGGGCGACGACGAGAGCGGCGAGACGACGGGCGGTGCGGGCGACGACGAGAGCGGCGAGGGTTCCGGCGGTGGTAAGGTCGACGACCTCACGCTCTACCGGTTCGAGCGCCCCGAGACGTACACCTTCGAGACGGTGGACGGACTGGCCGCGGACGGGGCGAGCGGTCGCCTCGTCGTGGACGTGACGGAGGCGGACGGCGAGACGGCGAGCGTGGACCTGACCTACGAGTACGGCGACCAGCGCTTCGAGGACACCGTCAGCGGCCCGGTGGACGAGGACCTCCAGGCCGACCTCATGCTCTCGCGGGCGGGCGGCTACTTCTTCTCGATGGGGCAGACCGGCATCGCCAACTACCTCCAGGTGCGCGAGACGGTGACCGTCGGCGACGTCTGGGAGACGGGCGGGAGCAACCGCCTCCGCGTGGAGATCACCGAGCGGGCGACCCTCGCCGGCGTCGAGGGCTACCGGTTCGTCACGTCGCTCGTGGGCGGCGAGGACGAGGGCGTGGTCTCGCGCGGCGTCTACTCGCCGGACCTGCAGGTGCTTCCGGAGTTCGTCATGGAGGGAGAGGAGGGAGAGACGGCGCTCTCGAAGACGCTCGTGGAGTACGAACGGCGGTGAGGAGCGGGGGGACGCGACGGGACCGCGGGCCTACATCCGCAGCAACTGGGCGTGGCGCGTCCCGTCGAGGTTCAACACCGTGCTCTCGTCGACGAAGCCGTTCTCGACCGCCAGCGAGACGGCGCGGGTGCCGACGATGTTGGCGACGGAGGCGCGGGCCAGCGCACCGACGACGCGGTCCTCGTCGGCCTCCTCGGCCCCCTCCGCGTAGAAGGACTCCTCGACGGTGAGGGAGACGGGACCGTCCTCGAACGTCTGGCCGAGGACGTCCGGGTCGCAGACCGACACGAGGAGTCCCTCCTGTGTCTCTCGTTCCGTCAGGAGCATCATTCGACCATCCGCGCTTCGGCGCGCTGGCGGAGTTCGTCGGCCTCCTCGGAGAGGCGTTCGGCCTCCTCGTCGCGTCCGAGGTGTTCGAGCGCCGCCGCCTTCTCCTCAAGTATCTCGGGGGTGCGGAAGTCGAGTCTGAGGGCGTTGTCGAAGCAGTCGACGGCCTCCTCGTTCAGGCCGCGTTCGGCGAGGAAGAACCCGCGGTTGTACCACGCCTGCCCGAACCGGGGGTCGACCTCGACGGCGCGTTCGGCGTGTTCGAGGGCCTGTTCGGTCCGGCCGGCCTCCCACAGCGCGTACGCGAGGTTCGTCTCGGCGGTGGCGGCGTGTTCGGACTCGTCGTCGATGAACAGGGCCTCCTCGTAGGCGCCGATGGCCTCGTCGTACTCCTCCAGTTCCGCGTGGGCCGCCCCCTTGTTGACCCACGCCTCCTGTTCGAGGAGGGGGTCGTCGGCCACGCGCGCGGCGCGTTCGAGGGTCTCGGTGGCCTGTTCGAAGCGGTTGATCTGCATATACGAGAGCCCCACGTCGATGAGGGCCTCCACGTCCATCTGTCCTTTCGGTATCTGGCGTTCGTCCAGCAGGTCGGTCAGGGCGCGGGAGTCCACCGGGTCGACCTGTTCGGGGTCGACCTCGAGTTCCGGCGGGTCGAGGTCGAACCCCTCGTACGGGTCGCCGAACCCCTCGCCGTCCGAGAACCGATGGTCCCGGTCTCGCTCGTCGCTCATGGTCCGGTTTGGCGACTGGTATGGTTAAGGGCTACGCCACCGCTCTCACAGACGAGATGCGCGCGTTCGTCAGCGTGGACTGCGACCCCCTCGTCGAGGGGATTCGGGCCGCACAGGAACCCTTCCGCGACGTCGACGGCATCAGGGTCGTCGACCCGGAGGGCGCGCACGTCACCCTGAAGTTCCTCGGCGACATCGAGGAGGACCGCGTCCCGGCCGTCGAGGAGGCCCTCGCCGCCGCCGTCGGGGACGCCGACGTGGGACCGTTCGACCTGCGACTGACCGGGTACGGCGCGTTCCCGAGCACTGACTACATCAGCGTGGTGTGGGTCGGCGCCGACGAGGGGAGCGCGGAACTGACCCGCCTGCAGGCCGCCGTCGAGGACCGACTCGTGGCACTCGGCTTCGATTCGGAGGACCACGAGTTCACCCCGCACGTCACGATAGCGCGGATGGACGACGCCCGCGAGAAGACCCACGTCAAGCGCGTCGTCGCGGAGGAGACGCCCGACGCGGGAACGATGCGCGTCGAGTCGGTGGCCCTCACCGAGAGCACCCTCACCCGCGCGGGCCCGGAGTACGACACCGTCGCCCGGATTCCGCTCTGAGCGGGGACGGTTTCGGCCCGCCTAAATTATCGAATTCGTGATAGGTTTATGGCCGGGGGACGGCTACCGGGGGACGTGGTCGAGTTCGCCAACGTCGTGCTGGTGTTCGTTGCGGGCCTCGTGACGGCCCTAGCGACCGGTATCGGGGCGCTCCCCTTCTTCCTCGTCGAGGACGTCTCAGACAGGTGGAACGTCGTGCTCTGGGGGCTGGCCTCCGGCATCATGGTGGCGGCGTCGGTGTTCGGCCTCGTCGGCGAGGGGCTGGCGGCCGCAGAACCGTGGGTTCTCCCCGTCTCGCTCGGCCTGTCGGCGGGCGTCCGGACGGCGATACCGCTCGTCGTCGGTCTCGCGGCGGGCGTCGTCCTGGTCGTCGTCGTCCACGCGGTCATCGAGGGGGCGGAGGTGGACCCGAAACAGTACGAGGAGGCGGGTTACCGCAGACTCGTGCTCATCCTCGGCGTCCTCACGGTCCACTCGTTCCCCGAGGGCGTCGCCATCGGCGTCTCCTTCGCGGAACTGGGCTTCGAGGGGGGCTACCCGCTGTTCGGGTTCTCGATACCCCTGCTGGCGGTGTTCATGACCGTCGCCATCTCCATCCACAACGTCCCGGAGGGGCTCGCCATCTCCATCCCGTTGCGGTCGATGGACGTCCCGCCCGTGCGAATGGTCTGGTGGGCGGTGTTCTCCAGCCTGCCACAGCCAGTCGGGGCCGTCGTCGCCTTCTACTTCGTGCGGGTCGCCCGCGAGTTCCTCCCCGTCGGGTTCGGCTTCGCGGCGGGCGCGATGATCTACCTCGTGGTGAGCGAGTTCATCCCCGAGGCGCTGGACGTGGGCGAGGAGTTGCCCGGCCGCGGCTACCCGGAGCTGACCGCGGGCGTCCTCGCCGGGGTGGCGCTCATGGTGCCGCTGGCGCTCGTCTGATTCCCGACACCTATCGCGCCTCCCGGAGCGTGGCACCCGTCGTGGCGATAGCTGTCGTCACCCCGTGGTCGAGCGTGGCCCGTCCCGCGTCCGTGAGCCAGCGGGCCGCCGGGTCGTCGGTCCACAGTTCGACGACCCGACCCGCGTCGTCGACGGGCCGGTAGCGCCGCAGATACGTCCGGCCGTTGTCCCCGTGGGCGAGGGCCGTCAGGTAGGTCCCGCCGTCCGGGTGGGGCCACTCGCGGAGGCGGACCCACTCGACGCCCCCGAGGTTCGTGCTCATCGCCCCGGTGGCGAGCTGTCGTTCGACCCACCTCCGGTCCAGCGTCTGTCGGTCGCCGGTCCGGCGCTCGACGACGTCGACCCGTCGCCCGCCGACGCGTTCGACCTCCCACGCGCGGAGCGTCTGGACCGGTTCCCGGTCGCCCTCCCAGAGCAGGTCGCCCTCGGCGACCCGGACGAACCACGGTCGGCCCGCCGTCGACCGCAGGGATATCTCCGATTCCTCCCCCGTCGCGGAGCCCTCGGGGGCCGACCCCCCGACCGACTCCCCGCGCTTCCGTCGTGACTCTTCCATCTCCATCGTCTCACCGCCAGCGCTGCCCGAGGCGCGCTACAGCGTCACAGTAGGGCGGGGACGGTCATAAGCTCACTGTTACCATAGCACACGGATAACCGCCGGGCGGCGGGCCGACGCGGGCCGGGAACCTCCCCGCGTCGGTGGGTACCCCGACGGCGTTCGCGGCGAACAAAGGAACAACCATTTAAGCACGCCAGCGGAAGTGCCTGCCACTATGGGCAAGAAGTCGAAGGCCAAGAAAAAGCGGCTCGCGAAGCTCGAGCGGCAGAACAGCCGCGTCCCCGCGTGGGTCATCCTCAAGACCGACCGCGAGACGATGCAGAACCCCAAGCGACGCCACTGGCGGCGTAACGACACGGACGAATGAGCGCGAACGACTTCGAGGAGCGCGTCGTCACCGTCCCGCTCCGTGACGTGAAGTCGGAACCGAAGCACAAGCGCGCCGACAAGGCGATGAGCCTCGTCCGCTCGCACCTCGCCAAGCAGTTCAACGTCGAGGGCGACGCCGTCCGACTGGACCCCTCCATCAACGAGGCGGTCTGGTCGCGCGGCCGCAAGAAACCCCCGAGCAAGCTTCGCGTCCGCGCCGCCCG
Proteins encoded:
- the thpR gene encoding RNA 2',3'-cyclic phosphodiesterase, whose product is MRAFVSVDCDPLVEGIRAAQEPFRDVDGIRVVDPEGAHVTLKFLGDIEEDRVPAVEEALAAAVGDADVGPFDLRLTGYGAFPSTDYISVVWVGADEGSAELTRLQAAVEDRLVALGFDSEDHEFTPHVTIARMDDAREKTHVKRVVAEETPDAGTMRVESVALTESTLTRAGPEYDTVARIPL
- a CDS encoding LVIVD repeat-containing protein, with amino-acid sequence MTGPTRRSFLAGVTAAGVGASLPTTARTGNWRQDAGEFAPLGTLELEGTEDADVSPDGETVYVAVGDGFAAVDVSTPGDPTLLAERRGIEADRETGPLTGIWDVQADGEFLLVVGPAGPAETELKGAALYDVRDPADPRQVSFFETDHDIHNAALAGTTAYLTGSGPDRAPVVVVEMEGTPEEVARWSLFDVDDRWAEVPQAARTCHDVMVRDGVVYASYWDAGTWVVDLSDPASPEFLARVGGRPFETLADIPENDGFESALTLPGNAHNAALNDDGTVLAVGREAFDVEGTGETATMGGVALWDVSDLGSAEHRTTIAPPELDRGGGVHLTTAHNCHFRGDRLYTSWYQGGVRVYDASDPTAPTRLASWADAGRASFFDALPVADGVAAPNLGVSPEQGGPPEGAGVYTFPEPEAGGEPATTRTPTGTPTPTANGTATSATPTGTTEPVVTTGAATTAPTSVADSPAATSADGPGFGPLAALAGGGLAAWRLLAGDAEK
- a CDS encoding 50S ribosomal protein L31e, producing the protein MSANDFEERVVTVPLRDVKSEPKHKRADKAMSLVRSHLAKQFNVEGDAVRLDPSINEAVWSRGRKKPPSKLRVRAARFEEEGESVVEAETA
- a CDS encoding tetratricopeptide repeat protein → MSDERDRDHRFSDGEGFGDPYEGFDLDPPELEVDPEQVDPVDSRALTDLLDERQIPKGQMDVEALIDVGLSYMQINRFEQATETLERAARVADDPLLEQEAWVNKGAAHAELEEYDEAIGAYEEALFIDDESEHAATAETNLAYALWEAGRTEQALEHAERAVEVDPRFGQAWYNRGFFLAERGLNEEAVDCFDNALRLDFRTPEILEEKAAALEHLGRDEEAERLSEEADELRQRAEARMVE
- a CDS encoding ZIP family metal transporter is translated as MAGGRLPGDVVEFANVVLVFVAGLVTALATGIGALPFFLVEDVSDRWNVVLWGLASGIMVAASVFGLVGEGLAAAEPWVLPVSLGLSAGVRTAIPLVVGLAAGVVLVVVVHAVIEGAEVDPKQYEEAGYRRLVLILGVLTVHSFPEGVAIGVSFAELGFEGGYPLFGFSIPLLAVFMTVAISIHNVPEGLAISIPLRSMDVPPVRMVWWAVFSSLPQPVGAVVAFYFVRVAREFLPVGFGFAAGAMIYLVVSEFIPEALDVGEELPGRGYPELTAGVLAGVALMVPLALV
- a CDS encoding 50S ribosomal protein L39e produces the protein MGKKSKAKKKRLAKLERQNSRVPAWVILKTDRETMQNPKRRHWRRNDTDE
- a CDS encoding aminotransferase class V-fold PLP-dependent enzyme; this encodes MGVQESEPLDVERIREDFPILGRKVGGDVSTPGEGPGDDTPLVYLDNAATSQTPDRVVDAIAEYYRVYNSNVHRGIHSLSQEASVAYEEAHDTVADFVGAEGREEIVFTKNTTEAMNLVAYAWGLEELGPGDEVVLTEMEHHASLVTWQQIGKRTGAAVKYIPVDEQGRLDMDAAAELITDDTRMVSAVHVSNTLGTINPIADLADLAHDHDAYVFVDAAQSVPNRPVDVSDLGADFLAFSAHKMCGPTGVGALYGREHILEEMQPYLYGGDMIRKVTYDDATWEDLPWKFEAGTPNVADGIAFAEACEYLDDVGLERIQAHEQQLTEYAYEELDARGDVTIYGPPADDRGGLVAFNVDGVHAHDLSSIVNDYGVAIRAGDHCTQPLHDKLGVAASARASFYLYNTREEIDVLLEAVDAAVELFA
- a CDS encoding DUF424 domain-containing protein, which codes for MLLTERETQEGLLVSVCDPDVLGQTFEDGPVSLTVEESFYAEGAEEADEDRVVGALARASVANIVGTRAVSLAVENGFVDESTVLNLDGTRHAQLLRM